From Amycolatopsis sp. YIM 10, the proteins below share one genomic window:
- a CDS encoding response regulator, with protein MATGHITVTVIDDHPAVVAGVEFWYSTADPPIEVVATGPTAKVAWTPPGDTADVVVFDLQLPGQPTPAYGDLRRLIDAGRQVIVYSMREDEQAALTCLDLGAFTFLTKAEGKAHLVAATVAAASDLPYTPPALAGALGTNRRSDRPRLSEREENVLLQWFQSESKELAAEKLGITTGTLSTYLDRVRVKYANVGRQARTKAALVARAIQDGLIEVDDL; from the coding sequence ATGGCGACCGGGCACATCACCGTGACCGTCATCGACGACCACCCGGCGGTCGTCGCCGGGGTCGAGTTCTGGTATTCGACCGCCGATCCGCCGATCGAGGTCGTCGCGACCGGCCCGACCGCCAAGGTGGCCTGGACGCCCCCTGGCGACACCGCCGACGTGGTGGTCTTCGACCTGCAGTTGCCCGGCCAGCCGACTCCGGCATACGGAGACCTCAGGCGCCTCATCGACGCCGGCCGCCAGGTCATCGTCTACTCCATGCGCGAGGACGAACAGGCCGCACTGACCTGCCTCGACCTGGGTGCCTTCACCTTTCTCACCAAGGCGGAAGGCAAGGCCCACCTCGTCGCCGCGACCGTCGCCGCCGCGTCGGACCTGCCGTACACCCCACCCGCACTGGCGGGCGCGCTGGGCACCAACCGCCGTTCGGACCGGCCCCGCCTGTCCGAACGCGAGGAGAACGTGCTCCTCCAATGGTTCCAGTCGGAATCGAAGGAACTGGCCGCGGAGAAACTCGGCATCACCACCGGAACCCTCAGCACCTACCTCGACCGCGTGCGGGTGAAATACGCGAACGTCGGGCGGCAGGCCCGCACCAAGGCGGCTCTGGTGGCCAGGGCGATACAGGACGGTCTCATCGAAGTCGACGATCTGTAA